A section of the Paenibacillus aurantius genome encodes:
- a CDS encoding helix-turn-helix domain-containing protein, with protein MSESILKLIGKRIRDLRKEKGLSQEQLGELANLNYTYIGGVERAETNISVLNLTKIAHALNVGVIELFSYTRINNQTKGRSSDLEQIIDLLLSISPKELKKAKNILMEVFDKN; from the coding sequence ATGTCTGAATCAATTTTGAAATTAATTGGTAAACGGATACGGGACTTACGAAAAGAAAAGGGATTGTCACAAGAGCAATTAGGTGAGTTGGCGAACTTAAACTACACCTATATTGGCGGAGTTGAACGAGCGGAAACAAATATCTCTGTGCTTAATCTTACAAAGATTGCACATGCATTAAATGTTGGGGTAATTGAACTCTTCTCTTATACTAGGATAAACAACCAAACAAAAGGGAGATCTTCTGATTTAGAACAAATCATTGATCTTCTTCTTTCGATTAGTCCCAAAGAATTGAAAAAAGCGAAGAACATATTGATGGAAGTTTTTGATAAAAATTAA
- a CDS encoding TniB family NTP-binding protein yields MSEGSVSPDGLFIFGPTGAGKSTVTKEFTARYPREVKETDDRKYTHIPVLRVVVPPKATPRMLASKVLEDMGDPFSHKGSESELTSRIHHFVKELGIKVIIFDEFQHLIDADTEYVLATASNWVKTFTEEIGISVILCGMPESVKVFISNPQLDRRFCNKVALEAFAYGTVEEILTFRVFLQKVDKLLPFAELANLADPRMADKLYFISMGIPFYVMKLLEYATYIAAKAGADKITEAHLAKALMKVKQVARPFVANPFTDPNFDLETALGIENDAMNKYKEKLMIKRKKGRKSKIAQGTSLNV; encoded by the coding sequence TTGTCAGAAGGCTCAGTAAGTCCAGATGGCCTATTCATTTTTGGGCCAACTGGAGCTGGCAAAAGTACTGTGACTAAGGAATTTACAGCTAGATATCCTCGTGAAGTTAAAGAAACTGATGATCGAAAATATACGCATATACCCGTATTAAGGGTGGTCGTTCCTCCAAAAGCTACACCGAGGATGCTGGCATCGAAAGTACTGGAAGATATGGGGGATCCCTTCAGCCATAAAGGATCCGAATCTGAGTTGACCAGTCGTATCCATCACTTTGTTAAGGAACTTGGGATTAAAGTCATTATTTTTGACGAGTTCCAGCATCTAATTGATGCCGACACCGAATATGTGTTAGCGACAGCATCAAACTGGGTTAAAACATTTACTGAAGAAATTGGAATTTCTGTTATTCTCTGTGGAATGCCAGAATCAGTAAAAGTTTTTATTAGCAATCCCCAATTGGATCGAAGATTTTGTAACAAAGTTGCGTTAGAAGCTTTCGCATATGGTACCGTTGAGGAGATTCTTACTTTTAGGGTATTTCTTCAAAAAGTTGATAAATTACTTCCTTTTGCTGAATTGGCGAATCTAGCTGATCCTCGAATGGCAGATAAACTGTACTTTATTTCGATGGGGATACCTTTTTATGTAATGAAGTTACTTGAATATGCAACCTATATTGCAGCTAAGGCGGGCGCTGATAAAATAACTGAAGCACATCTGGCGAAGGCGCTTATGAAAGTAAAACAAGTGGCTAGACCATTTGTTGCAAATCCCTTTACTGACCCAAATTTTGATTTAGAAACAGCGCTTGGAATTGAGAATGATGCGATGAATAAGTACAAAGAGAAACTGATGATTAAAAGGAAAAAAGGAAGAAAATCAAAGATAGCTCAAGGAACTTCGCTAAATGTATAA
- a CDS encoding TnsA endonuclease N-terminal domain-containing protein — translation MPYKPARVIKPKRKGFRGKEPFLKTGDMIHWESFLERNFIRLADFDLQVDEIFYQPVCIHYSLNGKKHKYFPDFKLILKDGRVFIIEVKALRFKNSSKNVIKYEVGRKFCEAQGWHYEVFTEVEINPGHLQTNLSLLRHLGTQEVTDKIMDDILDQLKLKTAMYLFDLRESCAEIDEESFYKAVYQLIYLQEISTDLINVKLSDDSILRFSIEEDRSSCS, via the coding sequence ATGCCATACAAACCAGCTCGAGTAATTAAGCCCAAAAGAAAAGGCTTCCGCGGGAAAGAACCATTTCTTAAAACAGGCGATATGATCCATTGGGAAAGTTTCCTTGAAAGGAATTTCATTAGATTAGCTGACTTTGATCTGCAAGTTGATGAGATTTTTTATCAGCCAGTCTGTATCCATTATTCTCTAAATGGTAAGAAGCATAAGTATTTTCCGGATTTCAAATTAATCCTAAAAGATGGTCGTGTTTTCATTATTGAGGTGAAAGCTCTTCGATTTAAGAATTCCTCCAAAAATGTTATTAAGTATGAAGTTGGCCGTAAATTTTGCGAAGCTCAGGGGTGGCATTATGAAGTTTTCACAGAAGTGGAAATAAATCCAGGGCATTTGCAAACCAACCTTTCATTGCTTCGTCACCTTGGGACTCAAGAAGTGACGGACAAAATTATGGATGATATTTTGGATCAATTAAAGTTAAAAACCGCAATGTATCTTTTTGACTTGCGGGAGTCTTGTGCAGAAATTGATGAGGAGAGCTTCTATAAGGCCGTTTATCAATTGATATATCTACAAGAGATTTCAACAGATCTAATTAATGTAAAGCTTTCTGACGATTCAATATTACGATTTTCAATTGAGGAGGATAGAAGTTCATGTTCATAG
- a CDS encoding TniQ family protein: protein MSKFLIRPRPEPDESISSFLIRVSQSNQIQPQFIYKLLSIYDDSSISSYFLDTIEISKKDLSLLENLVCYEEEILKKMFIFPFDKSGNEYIYFDANVNISSICTKKLKVCSYCLKENNYFRKIWSLINLTSCPVHSSMLIDDCQQCLKPITWWSPDIFRCSCGHEHKNSKLIAANEECLYLSEVIFEKCGTKTIDFLHKRSSVLDQMNFQSLNSSILFIAKFLGECRNISHFSSFNYNLEEFSSLQSKVIKVFSDWPNEFYKFLEKVKVTNSNKKYTNIMGDFGRFYIELFASRNDNLVILRKGFINYLLENFNSYSNPNFPNIVNMYEELVLTGSPAARYLKTSREKLIRLIDNHEIKGQISKKSTGTSIIVIKKSLEEYKTNKDKNDQQFLSYQEVQKYLNVGFGIDDIEKYGYIEYSYKDNYNSKYFEKHSIDKLINSLKSKVIYQVTDESSMINFQKVVNIGQANKLCSSGRLVEMIVNEELLPCAIGTGIGLNALMFNKMDVKDFFRQKIIEIQGEDLRTVEVARMFSVKEHCVNFWVKIGILEATNHGKFPFKVFNKMSIQRFQETYISKNGIKNEYLSNLKISIRKLEELGLKPITGYKIDGGFKYMYLVKDVKTLLNNVVN, encoded by the coding sequence ATGTCTAAATTTCTAATTCGCCCGCGTCCAGAACCTGATGAGAGTATAAGTAGTTTTCTTATAAGAGTCTCTCAAAGCAACCAAATTCAGCCTCAGTTCATCTATAAATTATTGAGCATTTATGATGACTCGAGTATAAGTAGTTATTTTCTTGATACTATTGAAATTTCTAAAAAGGATTTAAGTTTATTAGAAAACTTAGTATGTTATGAAGAAGAAATTCTTAAAAAAATGTTTATATTCCCATTTGATAAGTCGGGTAATGAATATATATACTTCGATGCTAATGTAAATATAAGTTCAATATGTACCAAAAAGTTGAAAGTTTGCTCTTATTGCTTAAAAGAAAACAATTACTTCAGGAAAATATGGAGCTTAATTAATTTAACTTCTTGTCCAGTGCATTCTAGTATGCTTATTGATGATTGCCAACAATGCTTAAAACCTATTACCTGGTGGTCTCCAGATATATTTCGTTGTAGTTGCGGACATGAACATAAAAATTCTAAATTAATAGCCGCAAATGAAGAATGCTTATATTTGTCTGAGGTGATTTTCGAAAAATGTGGCACTAAAACAATTGATTTCTTACATAAAAGATCAAGCGTTTTAGATCAGATGAATTTTCAATCATTAAATAGTAGTATTTTGTTCATTGCAAAGTTCTTGGGTGAATGTAGAAACATCTCTCATTTTTCTAGTTTTAATTACAATCTAGAAGAGTTTTCAAGTTTACAAAGTAAAGTCATCAAAGTATTTTCTGATTGGCCAAATGAATTCTATAAATTTTTAGAGAAAGTAAAAGTAACTAATTCAAATAAGAAATACACTAATATAATGGGGGATTTTGGGCGGTTTTATATTGAGTTATTTGCTTCTAGAAACGATAATTTAGTGATATTAAGGAAAGGATTTATCAATTATCTTTTAGAAAACTTCAACTCCTATTCCAATCCCAATTTCCCTAACATTGTTAATATGTATGAAGAGTTAGTTCTTACGGGGTCTCCGGCAGCGCGATATTTAAAAACATCTAGAGAAAAACTCATTAGGTTAATAGATAATCATGAAATTAAAGGCCAAATTTCCAAAAAATCAACAGGCACTTCCATAATTGTGATTAAAAAGAGTCTTGAGGAGTATAAGACTAATAAAGATAAAAATGATCAGCAATTTCTCAGTTATCAGGAAGTTCAAAAATATTTGAATGTAGGGTTCGGGATAGATGACATCGAAAAATATGGATATATTGAGTATTCATATAAGGACAACTACAACTCGAAATATTTTGAAAAACATTCAATTGATAAACTAATTAACAGTTTGAAAAGTAAGGTGATCTATCAAGTTACAGATGAAAGTTCAATGATTAATTTTCAAAAAGTGGTTAACATTGGGCAGGCGAATAAACTTTGCTCCTCCGGAAGGCTTGTTGAAATGATTGTTAATGAAGAACTTCTACCATGTGCAATTGGGACAGGGATTGGCTTAAATGCATTAATGTTTAATAAAATGGATGTCAAGGATTTTTTTAGACAGAAAATCATTGAGATTCAAGGCGAAGACTTACGAACTGTAGAAGTTGCACGCATGTTTAGTGTGAAGGAGCATTGTGTGAATTTTTGGGTGAAGATTGGGATTTTAGAAGCTACAAACCATGGGAAATTTCCTTTTAAAGTCTTCAATAAGATGTCTATTCAAAGATTCCAAGAAACATATATATCAAAAAATGGAATAAAGAATGAATATTTATCTAATCTGAAAATTTCAATTCGGAAATTAGAGGAATTAGGTTTAAAACCGATAACAGGATATAAAATTGATGGTGGCTTTAAATATATGTATTTGGTGAAAGATGTGAAAACTCTTTTAAATAACGTAGTGAATTAA
- a CDS encoding adenosylcobalamin-dependent ribonucleoside-diphosphate reductase: protein MKTAQLKRLEGLSEKIFLDRYAMKDADTNNTKVGDTVLVLTKDDPKFPAKEVGEIVRREGKNVTVKLRSGELFESTIEKLTLNKESTPEQLWDRLAKAMASVEATPEKQKEWTEKFRYLLEDWKLVPGGRIAAGADASDELTLFNCYVVPSPHDSRGGIMATLSEMTEIMSRGGGVGINLSSLRPRRAVVKGVNGSSSGAVSWGGLFSYTTGLIEQGGSRRGALMLMINDWHPDLLDFITVKQTMGQITNANLSVCVSNDFMKAVKEDLEWELVFPDTKDETYDATWDGDLAKWKAAGKAVVPFRTVRAREVWHTIIESAWKSAEPGVVFMEYYNQMSNSWYFNPIICTNPCGEQGLPAWGVCNLSAVNLSRFYDEENHDVAWEELGRAVRYSTRFLDNVIDKTPYHFEENRINQQGERRIGLGTMGLAELMIKLEVRYGSPESLDFLDKLYGFMAKEAYLASAEIAEEKGSFEHFIADKFLQSGFMKNMVSVYPEVGAAVQKKGMRNVTVITQAPTGSTGTMVGTSTGIEPYFAFEYFRQSRLGFDKQYVPIAKEWMDQHPGEELPAHFVTSMDLSAENHIRVQAAIQRWVDSSISKTANCPADFTVEETERLYELAFDLGCKGVTIYRDGSRDVQVLSTEKKEEKKTEAAAPAASSESDDAAINSLTESLPVNVDASTKQVFDKEYKSRPQVLRGATYKVNTPFGMAYITINDLNGTPGEIFLNVGKAGSDVFAMSEALGRVCSLFLRYGDHGNKVNLLIKHLKGIGGSGAIGFGVNRVESIADAVAKALETHIEATAAGDTQATALPELSVKITEPAAPAPAAGHQGHGAADTGSKDICPSCGSISLINSEGCKNCANCGYSRCS, encoded by the coding sequence ATGAAAACTGCACAACTGAAACGTCTGGAAGGCCTTAGCGAGAAAATATTCCTGGATCGTTATGCCATGAAGGATGCGGATACCAACAATACCAAAGTAGGCGATACGGTTCTGGTTCTGACCAAGGATGATCCTAAATTTCCAGCTAAGGAAGTAGGAGAGATCGTCCGCCGGGAAGGCAAGAACGTAACGGTCAAGCTCCGCAGCGGAGAGCTGTTCGAGTCGACGATCGAGAAGCTTACCTTAAATAAAGAGAGCACGCCGGAGCAGCTGTGGGACCGTTTGGCCAAGGCCATGGCATCCGTAGAAGCTACTCCCGAGAAGCAGAAGGAATGGACGGAGAAGTTCCGTTACCTGCTGGAGGACTGGAAGCTCGTTCCCGGCGGACGGATTGCCGCAGGAGCCGATGCGAGCGACGAGCTGACGCTCTTCAACTGCTATGTCGTTCCGTCTCCGCATGACAGCCGCGGCGGCATTATGGCCACGCTGTCCGAGATGACGGAGATCATGTCCCGCGGCGGCGGGGTGGGCATCAACCTGTCTTCCCTTCGTCCCCGCCGGGCGGTGGTAAAAGGTGTGAACGGGTCCTCCTCCGGTGCCGTTTCCTGGGGCGGTCTGTTCAGCTACACGACGGGGCTCATCGAGCAGGGCGGAAGCCGCCGCGGCGCGCTCATGCTGATGATCAACGACTGGCACCCGGATCTGCTGGACTTCATTACCGTTAAGCAGACCATGGGCCAGATCACCAACGCCAACCTGTCCGTTTGCGTAAGCAACGACTTCATGAAGGCCGTTAAGGAAGATTTGGAATGGGAGCTTGTTTTCCCGGATACGAAGGACGAAACCTATGACGCTACCTGGGACGGAGACCTCGCGAAGTGGAAGGCTGCCGGCAAAGCGGTTGTTCCGTTCCGTACGGTTCGGGCCCGCGAGGTTTGGCATACCATTATCGAGTCTGCCTGGAAATCGGCCGAGCCGGGCGTCGTGTTCATGGAATACTACAACCAGATGTCGAACTCCTGGTACTTCAACCCGATCATCTGCACTAATCCGTGCGGAGAGCAGGGACTTCCGGCTTGGGGCGTCTGCAACCTGTCGGCGGTCAACCTATCGAGATTCTATGACGAAGAAAACCACGATGTGGCCTGGGAGGAGCTGGGACGTGCGGTTCGCTACTCGACCCGCTTCCTGGACAACGTGATCGATAAAACGCCTTACCACTTCGAAGAAAACCGCATCAACCAGCAGGGAGAGCGCCGGATCGGCCTCGGAACGATGGGTCTTGCCGAGCTGATGATCAAGCTCGAGGTCCGTTACGGCAGCCCGGAATCGCTGGACTTCCTGGATAAGCTGTACGGGTTCATGGCGAAGGAAGCCTACCTGGCTTCGGCAGAGATCGCCGAAGAGAAGGGCTCGTTCGAGCACTTCATCGCCGATAAATTCCTGCAGTCCGGCTTCATGAAGAACATGGTCAGCGTGTACCCCGAAGTCGGCGCCGCCGTTCAGAAGAAGGGCATGCGCAACGTGACGGTCATCACCCAGGCGCCTACGGGAAGCACCGGAACGATGGTCGGAACGTCGACGGGGATCGAGCCTTACTTCGCGTTTGAATACTTCCGTCAAAGCCGTCTCGGCTTCGACAAGCAGTATGTGCCGATCGCAAAGGAATGGATGGACCAGCATCCGGGTGAAGAGCTTCCGGCTCACTTCGTCACCTCCATGGATTTGTCGGCGGAGAATCACATCCGCGTGCAGGCCGCTATCCAAAGATGGGTCGACAGCTCCATCTCGAAGACGGCCAACTGCCCGGCCGACTTCACGGTAGAAGAGACCGAGCGTCTCTATGAGCTGGCCTTCGACCTCGGCTGCAAAGGGGTCACGATCTACCGTGACGGCAGCCGCGACGTCCAGGTTCTCTCCACCGAGAAGAAGGAAGAGAAGAAGACGGAAGCCGCCGCTCCTGCCGCTTCGTCCGAAAGCGACGATGCCGCGATCAACAGCCTAACTGAGAGCCTGCCGGTAAACGTGGACGCATCGACGAAGCAGGTCTTCGACAAAGAATACAAGAGCCGTCCGCAGGTTCTGCGCGGCGCCACTTATAAAGTGAATACTCCGTTCGGCATGGCGTACATTACGATCAACGACCTGAACGGCACGCCGGGCGAAATCTTCCTTAATGTGGGCAAAGCCGGCTCCGACGTCTTCGCTATGTCCGAAGCACTGGGCCGCGTCTGCTCCTTGTTCCTCCGCTACGGAGACCACGGCAACAAGGTGAACCTGCTGATCAAGCACCTGAAAGGCATCGGCGGCTCCGGTGCGATCGGCTTCGGCGTCAACCGGGTGGAATCCATTGCGGATGCCGTAGCCAAAGCACTCGAGACGCACATCGAAGCTACCGCCGCCGGCGATACGCAAGCCACAGCGCTTCCGGAGCTGAGCGTGAAGATAACCGAACCGGCTGCACCGGCTCCTGCCGCAGGTCACCAAGGCCACGGGGCAGCGGATACGGGAAGCAAGGATATCTGCCCTTCCTGCGGCTCGATCTCGCTGATCAACTCCGAAGGCTGCAAAAACTGTGCAAACTGCGGATACAGCCGCTGCAGCTAA
- the dat gene encoding D-amino-acid transaminase: MILYNDAILERNEVAVSPEDRGYYFGDGVYEVFRLYNGRLFEPEAHKERLLRSAREIRLSLPYSADKLTRRLDDLVQASGVTEGTLYLQITRGCAPRAHGFPAECTPVLMAYCTEAARPAAGMERGITAVTVPDIRWLRCDIKSLNLLPNVLAKQEAADRGVNEVVLHRNGTVTECSASNLMIVRDGAIRTHPANNLILHGITRKVVFRLAQELALPVEEEPFSIEELLAAEEAFVTGTTVEVTPVIEVDGRRIGNGRPGPVTRLLQERFVQEIARQTGRLPN, translated from the coding sequence ATGATCTTGTATAATGACGCCATCTTGGAGCGTAACGAAGTTGCCGTCTCTCCCGAGGACCGGGGGTATTATTTCGGAGACGGCGTGTATGAAGTATTTCGTCTGTACAACGGGCGCCTCTTCGAGCCTGAGGCCCATAAGGAGCGTCTCCTCCGCAGCGCACGCGAAATTCGGCTCTCTTTGCCCTATTCGGCCGATAAATTGACGAGACGTCTGGACGATCTCGTTCAAGCCTCCGGAGTCACCGAAGGCACGCTCTATCTGCAGATCACCCGTGGCTGCGCCCCCCGGGCTCATGGCTTCCCAGCCGAATGCACGCCTGTCCTCATGGCCTACTGCACGGAAGCGGCTCGCCCGGCAGCAGGCATGGAGAGGGGAATCACCGCCGTAACCGTTCCGGATATCCGCTGGCTGAGGTGTGACATCAAGTCCCTGAATCTTCTGCCGAACGTTCTGGCCAAACAGGAAGCCGCGGACCGCGGGGTGAACGAAGTCGTCCTCCATCGGAACGGGACGGTCACGGAGTGCAGCGCCTCCAACCTGATGATCGTGCGCGATGGCGCCATCCGAACCCATCCCGCCAACAACTTGATCCTCCACGGCATTACCCGGAAGGTTGTCTTCCGCCTGGCGCAAGAGCTGGCTCTCCCCGTCGAAGAGGAACCGTTCTCTATCGAAGAGCTTCTCGCAGCAGAGGAAGCGTTCGTCACCGGGACGACCGTCGAGGTTACGCCTGTTATCGAAGTGGACGGACGGCGGATCGGGAACGGACGCCCCGGTCCCGTCACCCGCCTCCTCCAGGAACGCTTCGTTCAAGAAATCGCCCGTCAAACCGGCCGGCTCCCTAACTAA
- a CDS encoding lipoate--protein ligase family protein, with translation MTAQWRWIRSGKASPAYNMALDEAILTAHSEGAAPPTVRFYGWEPAGLSIGYFQKFSEVDREEVRRRGIGFVRRATGGRAVLHDRELTYSIIVSEKYPGLPSGVTDAYRVLSEGLLQGFRNLDLDAKMVNLATEEEKTKYASAGSAACFDSPSWYELVVEGRKVAGSAQTRQKGVVLQHGSILLDLDVQELFSLLNFRTEALRERMMASFVQKAVAINDIKRSLGRDRVELPEVEAAFVKGIAAGMGIELKEEELTPYERELAERLAREKYSSDEWNLRR, from the coding sequence ATGACGGCCCAATGGAGATGGATCCGGTCGGGGAAGGCTTCCCCGGCCTACAATATGGCGTTAGACGAAGCGATTCTCACCGCTCACAGCGAAGGGGCGGCACCGCCCACGGTGCGTTTCTACGGCTGGGAGCCGGCGGGTCTCAGCATCGGCTATTTTCAAAAGTTCTCCGAGGTGGATCGGGAGGAGGTCCGCCGGCGCGGAATCGGCTTTGTCCGACGGGCGACGGGAGGAAGGGCCGTTCTGCATGACCGGGAGCTGACCTACAGCATTATCGTCTCGGAGAAATACCCGGGGCTGCCAAGCGGGGTGACGGACGCCTACCGGGTGCTGAGCGAAGGCCTGCTACAGGGCTTCCGCAACCTGGACCTCGATGCCAAGATGGTTAATCTGGCTACCGAAGAGGAGAAGACCAAATACGCGTCCGCCGGCTCGGCGGCCTGCTTTGATTCGCCTTCTTGGTACGAGCTCGTCGTGGAAGGACGCAAAGTAGCCGGAAGCGCCCAAACGAGGCAGAAGGGCGTGGTGCTGCAGCACGGCTCGATTTTGCTCGATCTTGATGTGCAGGAGCTCTTCTCCCTGCTGAATTTCCGCACGGAGGCCCTCCGGGAGCGGATGATGGCTTCGTTCGTTCAGAAAGCGGTAGCGATCAATGACATCAAGCGGAGCTTGGGCAGAGACCGTGTGGAGCTTCCGGAAGTGGAGGCTGCCTTCGTGAAGGGGATAGCCGCCGGGATGGGCATTGAACTAAAGGAAGAGGAGCTCACCCCCTATGAGCGGGAGCTGGCGGAACGGTTAGCCCGGGAGAAGTATTCGTCGGACGAATGGAATTTGCGGCGATAA
- a CDS encoding DEAD/DEAH box helicase, producing the protein MQPTDPILVRPIHDRLSIHFDRSWLPEWNTRSDKNGPWDDWTLYRLALEAEQSRLVESFDELQCLRHIPQLEPMTHQIETAKKVLFEMRGRAILADEVGLGKTIEAGLVLKEYMIRGLIRKVLILVPASLVLQWVRELNQKFGIPAAAQKKEYMWAGCDVIVASMDTAKRAPHRDIVMNIDYDMLIIDEAHKLKNKKTSNYQFVNELRKKYCLLLTATPVQNDLGELYNLITLLKPGQLGGHGSFQSNFVVDKRVPKNEGILQQELSKVMVRNRRSDGGVNFTKRIVKNIPLTLSPEEKALYDGVTDFVKHKYEESGRNVQSVLSLVTLQREVCSSRDAVFLTLVNLFKKTAEDSPVRAKIWDLVQLIKGIQANTKAEKVMELVQDIRDKVIIFTEYRASQEYLLKFLKDHGISAVPYRGGMNRGKKDWMMDLFRSRAQVLVATEAGGEGINLQFCHHMINFDLPWNPMRVEQRIGRVHRLGQTHDVKIYNLSTRGTIEEHILSLLHEKINMFEMVIGGLDTILEKFDKKNSIESSLMRMVLESGSDAEIRERLDSFGETLAELREEADQETDSPSLLHILPETGTASAGTKGASQ; encoded by the coding sequence ATGCAGCCAACAGATCCTATACTGGTGCGGCCCATTCATGACCGGCTGTCCATTCATTTTGACCGGAGCTGGTTACCGGAATGGAACACCCGCTCGGATAAAAACGGCCCCTGGGACGACTGGACGCTCTACCGCCTCGCGCTCGAAGCCGAGCAGTCCCGTCTGGTCGAAAGCTTCGACGAGCTGCAGTGCCTGCGCCATATTCCCCAGCTCGAACCGATGACCCATCAGATCGAGACGGCGAAGAAGGTGCTTTTCGAGATGCGCGGGCGGGCCATTCTGGCCGATGAGGTCGGACTTGGCAAAACGATCGAGGCGGGGCTGGTGCTGAAGGAATATATGATCCGCGGCTTGATCCGCAAAGTGCTTATTCTCGTTCCGGCCTCCCTGGTCCTCCAGTGGGTGAGGGAGCTCAACCAGAAGTTCGGGATTCCGGCGGCGGCGCAGAAGAAGGAATACATGTGGGCGGGCTGTGACGTGATCGTTGCGTCCATGGATACCGCCAAGCGGGCCCCCCATCGCGATATCGTGATGAACATCGACTACGACATGCTGATTATCGACGAGGCCCATAAGCTGAAGAACAAGAAAACGAGCAACTACCAGTTCGTCAACGAGCTGCGCAAAAAATACTGCCTTCTCCTTACGGCTACACCCGTCCAGAACGACCTCGGAGAGCTCTACAACTTGATCACCCTGCTTAAGCCCGGCCAGCTTGGAGGCCACGGAAGCTTCCAGAGCAACTTCGTAGTGGACAAAAGGGTGCCGAAAAACGAAGGCATCCTCCAGCAGGAGCTGTCGAAGGTGATGGTGCGGAACCGGCGAAGCGACGGAGGGGTGAATTTTACGAAACGGATCGTCAAGAACATCCCCCTCACCCTATCTCCGGAAGAGAAGGCCCTGTATGACGGCGTCACCGACTTCGTGAAGCATAAATACGAGGAGTCCGGACGGAACGTGCAGAGCGTCCTGTCCCTGGTCACGCTTCAGCGGGAAGTATGCTCCAGCCGGGATGCCGTGTTCCTTACGCTCGTCAACCTGTTCAAGAAAACGGCGGAGGATTCCCCCGTCCGGGCGAAGATTTGGGACCTGGTCCAGCTGATCAAGGGCATCCAGGCCAACACGAAAGCGGAGAAGGTAATGGAGCTCGTTCAGGACATCCGGGATAAGGTCATTATCTTTACGGAATACCGCGCCTCCCAGGAATACCTGCTGAAGTTTCTTAAGGATCACGGTATATCGGCCGTCCCTTACCGGGGCGGCATGAACCGAGGCAAGAAGGACTGGATGATGGATCTCTTCCGCAGCCGGGCTCAAGTGCTCGTGGCGACGGAAGCCGGCGGGGAAGGAATCAACCTTCAGTTCTGCCACCACATGATCAACTTCGACCTTCCCTGGAACCCTATGCGGGTGGAGCAGAGGATCGGAAGGGTCCATCGCCTGGGGCAGACGCATGATGTGAAAATCTACAACCTGTCGACCCGGGGAACGATCGAAGAGCATATCCTCTCCCTCCTGCATGAGAAGATTAATATGTTCGAGATGGTGATCGGTGGGTTGGATACGATACTGGAGAAATTCGACAAGAAGAATTCCATCGAATCCTCGCTCATGAGAATGGTGCTGGAATCCGGAAGCGACGCGGAAATTCGAGAGCGGCTGGACAGCTTCGGCGAAACGCTGGCCGAGCTTCGGGAGGAAGCGGACCAGGAGACGGATTCCCCCTCCCTTCTGCATATACTGCCGGAAACGGGAACCGCCTCCGCCGGCACCAAGGGGGCCAGTCAGTGA